In Natronococcus sp. AD-5, the genomic window GTCGTAGACGTGTTCGGTCTCGAGGACGACCGGCACCGTGACCGAATCGTCACCGCGGTTCGTCACCGTCACGAGGAAGTCCGCGTAGCCTTCCGTGACGGACGTCGACTCGGTCGCGGAGACCGACATCTCGAGTTCGTCCGCGGTACCGTCGTCCTCGTTCTCGCCTGGCTGGTTTTCGCTCGTGTTCATACGTTCGTCTTCGCTCTCGTTCGCATTCTCACTCGGGGCGTCCTCACTCGCGTCCGTGTCGTCGTCTCGTGCGCCCACGGACGTAAGCGATGCGAGTGCGCCACCGAACAGTAGCGTCGTCCCTCCCGCGATCAGACTCCGTCTATTGTGGTCCGACATATTTCACCCATCACCGAACCCGTATGTCACTATCACCATCATATCGTCTGTTGAAAGGAGTGAAACAATCGGTATATGATAGTTATCGGAGCGTTATTCGTCCCCGCTCGTCCCCGAACAAAAGCGTTTAAACTGCCGATTCGGATCCTTCAAGTCTCGCTACCGGTCAGCACCGTGAAACGCGGCGTGGATCGCCCGTGCTCGCGTCTCGCCGACGCCGTCGATCCGCTCGAGGTCGGAGACGCTCGCCTCGAGTAACTCCGCGACGGTCGGATACGCCTCGTACAGCGTCGCCGCGAGTTCGGGTCCGATCCCCTCGATGCAGCCGTACATCTGCTTCGTCGTCGGTTCGCGACGGCTCGGCACCGACCCGACGGGGAGCGGTCGCCGGGAGGGCTCCTCCGCGTGCTTGCGTCCGAGACGGACCGCGAAGTCGACGAGCCGCCGCCGATCCGTACAGGGGATGACCGGAACCGCCTGCCGGGCCGTGATCGAGGCTATCGAGCCCCGGATCGCGGCCGGTTCGACGCCCGTCCGCAAGGACTCGAGATCGGTGAAGTCCCCCTCGAGGAGGACGTAGGCGTGGTCGTAGGTCGCGACCAGTCGCTCGAGTTGCTCGTGGAGATTGGGGCCGGCGCGACCCATGACGCCGTTGACGTAATCTCGGGGCGTTTTCCGCTCGACTGCGACCGATCCGATGACGAGATCGCCGGCGGGGAGCCGATCGATCGCGACGTCCGAGACGTCGGCGTGGCTCCGGACGGCCTCGATCAGTCGGGCGGGTTCCCGATCGTCGACGGTAACCGCAACGCGCATACGAACGTATTTCGGCCTCGACCCGGGAACGGTTATCGATTCGAAGCGGCGAAGACCGGTCCCTTCTGTCAGCACGGACAGCTCCGCTGTCGGCTGTACCTGGGCGCCGGATTCGTCGAACGGTCGCGGCGAATCCACTACACTGACTTACAGCCGGCGTATAGTAACAACGAATGGCTCCCGAACGGACTCGCGACGACGCCCGTCTTCTCGTCGTCGAACCCGCCTCTGCGGGCGAGAAGACGGCCACGATCACGGAGCGAGCACGCGAGGTCGACGCCGACGTGCGCTCGGTCGCGAGCGCGCAGGCGGCGCTCGAGTCCCTCGAGCCGAACGCGACCGATTGCGTCGTGAGCGCTCACGAACTGGGGACGGCGGACGGCCTCGACCTGCTCGAGACGATTCGAGACCGCGAACCGGACCTGCCGGTCGTGCTCGCGCCGGCGAACGGCGACGAGACCCTCGCCGGCGACGCGATCGCCGCGGGCGTCACCGAGTACGTGCCCCGCGAGCGCCGGGACTCGCTCGGCGCGGCGATCGAGCGCGCGATCTCGCAGGGCCGGGCGGACCGAATCGCGCAGGAGCGCGCCCGCCAGTTCGAGTCCATCTTCGAGGATCCGGACACGTACTCGTGGGTGCTCGAGCCCGACGGACGCGTTCGCCGGACGAACGCGGGTGCCCTCGAGGCGATCGACGGGACCGAGAGCGACGTTCGGGGCCGTCCGTTCTGGACGCTTCCCTGGTGGGAACGCACCGAAGACGGAGGGGAGGCGATTCGGACCGCGGTCGAGCGGGCGGCGAACGGAACGGTCGCACACCGAGAGCTGACCCGGACGGCGCCGCCGGGGGCTGCCGAACGCGACCGGATCGACGCGGAGGGGGCGCGGACGTTCGAGGTAACGGTACGGCCGGTGCGAGACGAGACCGGAGCGGTCGTCTCGCTGTTCGCCCAGGCGACCGACGTCACCGAGCGCGTCCGGCTCGAGGCGGAGCTTCGGGAGTCCGAGGAACTCCACCGGGTGACGCTCAACAACATGACCGACACCGTCCTCATCACCGACGACGACGGCGCGTTCACCTACGTCTGTCCGAACGTCCACTTCATCTTCGGCTACACCGACGACGAGATCCGCGAGATGGGATCGATCGACGACCTGCTCGCGCCGGAGCTGTTCGACCGCGAGGAACTCGCCGAGGAGGGCGTCCTGACGAACATCGAGTGTACGGCGACGGACAAGGCGGGACGGGAGCACACCCTGCTGGTCAACGTCCGCGAGGTGTCGATTCAGGACGGGACGATCCTCTACAGCTGCCGCGACGTCACCAAGCGCAAGCGCCGCGAGGAGGCGCTGACGGCGCTCCACCGGACCGCTCGAGCATCGCTCTACGCGGAAACGGACCGCGAAATCGCCGACCGCATCGTCGCGGACGGCACGGACGTGCTCGACCTGGAGGCCAGCGCGGCCTTCCGCTTCGACACCGACGAGAACGTGTTGCGACCGGTCGCGTCCTCGCCCGGGATGGACCGGCTGCACGGACCGCTGCCGACCAGACGAGCGAACGACGAGAGCATCCCGGGCCAGGTCTTCGTCGAGGGCGAGCCCCGATTCTTCGCGGACGTCCACGAGTCGCCGACGCTGTCGAATCGGACCACGGACCTCCGAAGCGCCGGCTTCGTGCCCCTGGGAGATCACGGCGTCTTCGTCGCCGGCTCGCCCGAGGCCGACGCCTTCGACGACGTCTCGAGAGAGCTGACCGACCTGCTGGCGGCGACGGCGGAGGCGGCGCTCGATCGAGTCGAACGGGAACGGACCCTGCGCGAACGCGACCGGGAGCTCAAGCGCCGGAACCGCCAGCTCACCCGGCTCAACCAGGTGAACGAGATCATTAGGGAGATCGACGCCGCGCTGGTCAAGGCGGAGACGCGCGACGAGATCGAACGCGCCGTCTGCGAGCGGCTCACGACGGCCGAGCGCTTCGCCTTCGCCTGGATCGGCACGGTCGACGCCGCCGGCGAGCGCCTCGAGTCGAACGCCCACGACGGCGCCGGTCGGGGCCAGGAGTACCTCGACGGCGCCTCGTTCTCGCTCGCGGACGCGACCGAACCCGCGGCCCGGACGGCGGCCACGCGCGAGGTGACCGTGGTCTCGAACGTCGTCGACCGCCTCCACGACGAGCCGTGGCGAAAGGTCGCGCTCTCGCGGGATTACCAGTCGGCGATCGGCGTCCCGCTCGCGTACGACGAGTTCACCTACGGCGTCCTGACGGTGTACGCCGACCGGCCCGACGCGTTCGACGAGACCACGCGCGCGGTCCTCGCGGAACTCGGCGAGACGATCGCCTCCGCGATCGCCGCGGTCGAGCGCAAGCGCGCGCTGCTGACCGACTCGCGGACGCGCCTCGAGTTCGACGTGAACGACGACGGCTTCGTCTTCGCGCGCCTCGCGCGCCGGGCCGACTGCGTGCTCTCGTTCGACGGCGGCGTCCGCCAGCACGACGACCGGATCTCCGTGTTCGTGACGGTCGACGGTGCGCCGGTGGCCGACGTCGCGACCGCCGCCGCCGACCTCGTCGCCGTCGAGGACGTTCGGGTCATCAGCGACGAGCGAAGCGGCGACGAGCCCGGCGGGACGGTGCTCCTCGAGCTCGCCCAGCCGTTTCTGGCGCTCCGGCTCGCGGATCACGGGGTCGTCCTGCGCCGCATCGAGGCGACGCCGGAGGGCGCACAGCTCGTCGTCGACGTCCCGAGCGCCGTCAACCCGAGCGGCAGCGTCGACGTCGTCTCGAACGCCTTCGCGGACGTCGAACTCCGGTCGAAACGGACCGTGGAACGGACCTCGCCTCGCGACCTGCACTCGGAGCTGGTCGACCGGCTGACGGAGCGACAGCTCGAGGTCGTCCAGATGGCCTACTACGGCGGCTACTTCGAATCCCCGCGCGAGCGATCCGGCGAGGACGTCGCGGAGACGCTCGACATCTCCCCGGCCGCGTTCTACCGCCACATTAGGAGCGTCCAGCGTTCGCTCTTCGCGGCCCTGTTCGAGGAGGCCGGGCTCCCGGCCGACGTCGCACCAGGGGTTGAATAGTGAACCCCTTCCGAACGACGACGCTAGTTATCTGACGGACATCCTCAACCTAATATCCCTATTATTGTTCATACACGACGCTCCGATCCACTCGTCGTGCCCACCATGAAAGACGTTGAACTCGACCCGAGCGAGGAATCGACCTACGAGTGCTTCAACTGCGGGACCGTCGTGCGGGCGTCGGCGCCGGGCGCCTGTCCCGACTGCGGCGCCGACATGCGTAATCGTCAGACGCCGCTCGAGTGACGATGAGCTCACAGCAGCGTTCTACCCCACCTACAGCCGACGCGCCGACCTCGGAGACCGCCGAGTCGGAGACGGCGCTCGAGACCGCACGCGGACAGCTGCATCGCGCCACGACCCACCTGGAACTCGACGATACCGTTCTCGAGCGGCTCGAGCACCCGGCGAAGGTCCACGAGGTGACGCTTCCCCTCGAGCGCGACGACGGCTCGGTCGAGATGTTCACGGGCTACCGCGCCCAGCACGACAGCGTCCGCGGCCCGTTCAAGGGCGGACTGCGGTACCATCCGGCGGTCACGCGCGACGAGTGCGTGGGGCTCGCGATGTGGATGACCTGGAAGTGCGCCGTTATGGATCTCCCCTTCGGCGGCGCGAAAGGCGGAATCGTCGTCGATCCCAAATCGCTGAGCGACGACGAGAAGGAGCGGCTCACCCGCCGGTTCGCCCAGGAAATCCGAGAGGTGATCGGGCCGACCAAAGACATCCCCGCCCCGGACATGGGAACCGATCCGCAGACGATGGCCTGGCTGATGGACGCCTACAGCATGCAGGAGGGGGAGACGATTCCCGGCGTCGTCACCGGTAAACCCCCCGCCATCGGCGGCAGCTACGGCCGCGAGGAAGCCCCCGGTCGCAGCGTCGCCATCGTCACGCGCGAGACCTGCGCGTACTACGGTTCGCCCCTCGAAGAAACGACCGTCGCCGTCCAGGGGTTCGGGAGCGTCGGCGCGAACGCCGCCCGCCTGCTCGAGGAGTGGGGCGCGACCGTCGTCGCCGTCAGCGACGTCAACGGCGCCGTCTACGACCCCGCCGGGGTCGACGTGGCCGCGATCCCCTCCCACGACGAAGAGCCCGAGGCGGTCACCGGAAACGCCGACGGCACCCGGATCTCGAACGCGGAGCTCCTGGAGCTCGACGCGGACGTGTTGATCCCCGCCGCGGTCGGCAACGTCCTCACCGAGGACAACGCCGACGACGTGCGGGCCGACCTCGTCGTCGAGGGAGCCAACGGGCCGACGACGTTCGCCGCCGACTCGATCCTCGCCGAGCGCGGAATCCACGTGCTGCCGGACATCCTCGCCAACGCCGGCGGGGTGACGGTGAGCTACTTCGAGTGGCTCCAGGACATCAACCGCCGGAAGTGGAGCGCGGAGCGAGTCAACGAGGAACTCGAGGCCGAGATCGTCGGTGCCTGGAACGACCTCCGCGAGGAAGTCGAGACGCGGGACGTCTCCTGGCGGGACGCGGCCTACGTCGTCGCGCTCTCGCGGATCGCCGCCGCGCACGAGGCGCGCGGGCTCTGGCCCTGAGCCGCGAACTCGCCGTCGGTACGGCGGCTCGATCCGGTTTCCGTCCCCTGGAAGGCAGTCCAGTCGGTCCCCGCCGGCGCTACTCGGGCGAGAACGACGGGAGACGCGCTATTTCTATCGAGCCTCGGGCTCTCGAGCCGGCTACCGATCGCTCCCCTCGAGGTACTCGATCGCCTCCTCGTCGCTCACCTGCCCGAAGTTTCGATAGAACTGCCCGACCGCCCGGAAGCTCGCGGGGGTCTGAAGCGAGATCACGTCGTCGGCTTCGCGCTTCAGCGTCTCGATCGAGTCGGGCGACCCCACGGGAACCGCGAGCGCGACGTGCTCGGCCCCGGAATCTCGCACCTGCCGGAGGCAGGCGGTCGCGGTCGCGCCGGTCGCGACGCCGTCGTCGACGACGACGACGCGCTTCCCCTCGAGATCGGGCAGGCCCGACGTCTCGCGGTATCGATCGGCTTTCTGCCGGGCGTTCTCGGCCTCCTCGTCGCGGACGTCTTCGAGGTACCCCTCCGAGATTCCCAGTCGGTCGATGAGCTCCTCGTTTCGCCAGACGCTGCCGTCGCTCGCGACCGCGCCGATCGCCAGTTCGGGGTTGCTCGGCGCGCCCATCTTCCTCGCGACGACGACGTCGAGGTCGGCCTCGAGCGCGTCGGCGACCGGTCGAGCCACCGGTAACGCGCCGCGCGGAATCCCGAGGACGATATTGGCCTCGAGCCCGCGGCGCTCGAGTTCCGCTGCGAGCTGGTCGCCGGCGTCGGTTCGATCCGCGAACATGGTCGTCCCTACGTCGGCCACGTAGTATGCCTTGACGTAGCATACGACGGCATCGGTCGTCGACCGGAACACGCTTGCCGAACGGCTACCCCCTCGCCGAGCGAGGGCGCGCGTATGGGACGACTTCAGCGAACGCTCTCGAACATCTCCGAGGAGTCCGATACGGACAACGGACGCGTCGGGATCGTCGGCGGCAGCATCGACTACCCGAACCAGCCCGCGCTCGTCGGACGCTCGGCGCTACGAACCGGCTCGGACCACGTCCGGGCGCTGGTCACCGAACACATCTACGAGATCGTCGCGATCCACGATCCGAACCTGCTCGCGAGTTACTACACCGGCGAACGATTCGACGAGGACGCACGCGAGCGCGCCCGCGACGTCGGCGAGTGGGCGGACGCGCTCGTCATCGGTCCCGGCCTGGTCGACGCGGAAACGGCGGCCGTGCGGAAGACGATCGACGACGTCGACGTTCCGGTCGTCGTCGACGCGCTCGCGGTCGAACCCGCGCTCGAGGCCGACCTCTCGAACGCGGTGCTCACGCCGAGCGGCTCCGAGGACGATCCGATCTACGACGAGCACGGTTCGCTCGAGGCTTTCACCGAGGAGACGGGCGCGGTCATCACGCTGACCGGCGACGTCGACGAGATCGTCGCCGACGGCGCGCGGACGGAGAACGAGACGGGGACGTCGGCGCTGACCGTCGCCGGGACGGGCGACACGATGGCCGGCATCATCGCTTCGCTGCTCGGCCAGGGGATGGACCGCGAGGACGCCGCGGAACTCGGCGCCTGGATCCTCGGCAAGAGCGGCGAACTCGCGACGGCCGAGTACGGGCCGGGCGTCCTCGCGACGGACGTCATCGACCGGATCCCGGACACGATCCGATGACGATCCCGGCGCGGCTCGAGCGGCGTAACCCATTTCCGACGGTTCGTCGTCGGCTCGACCGATGACTCCCTCCGACGAGCCAGCGACGGGCACGGCGGGCTGTGACGAAATCGCTCACCCGCTGGTCGCGGCGGTCTACGACTGGGTCGTCCCCGATCGGTTCCTCTTCGGGCCGCACCGCCGGGGGCTGTCAACTCGCCCGGGAGACGGTCGAGCGGTTCGTCTGTCACGACGCCTTCGCCGTCGAGGAGATCGAGCGCACCGCGTTCGGGGTTTTTCCGGCGACGCCGATCGTTCGCGGGGCGGTACGACGACGCCGCGAGGGCGGCCTCACGGGCTGAGTCGGCTCACTTTTATCTGAACGGAACGCGCCGGTAGTGCTATGTCCGATGACAGACTGCGGATGACACCCGGTCCGACGGAGGTACCCGGAGCCGTCCGCCAGGCGATGAGTGAGCCGACTCCGAATCCCGACATCGAGTCCGAGTTCTTCGAGTTCTACCGGTCGCTGACGGAGAAACTCGAGACGATCTATCGCGCGGGGACGGCCGCCGACGGGGCGGACGACACCGGGAGGGACGTCGTCGTCCTCGGGGGCGAAGGAATCCTCGGCCTCGAGGCGGCCGTCGCCTCGCTGGTCGGCGAGGGCGACCGCGTCTGCTGTCTCTCGAACGGGCTCTACGGCGAGGGCTTCGCCGACTTCGTCGAGCGGTACGGCGGCGAGGCCGTCGTCTGCGGGGTTCCCTGGCGCGAGACGCTCGACGCCGAAACCGTCGCGGACTGCCTCGACGAGCGAGGTCCGTTCGACGTCGCGACGATGGTCCACTGCGAGACGCCGACCGGGACGCTGAACGACCTCGAGCCGATCCTCGAACTCCTCGAGGAACACGGCGCGCTCTCGGTCGTCGACGCGGTCTCGTCGCTCGGCGGGACGCCCGTCCCGACCGAGACGATCGACGTCTGCCTCGGCGCGAGCCAGAAGTGTCTCAGCGCGCCGCCCGGACTCACCACCTGCGCGGTCAGCGACCGGGCCTGGGACCGCATCGAGTCGGTCGAGAACCCGACGTTCTACGCCGACCTCGAGCCCTGGCGAACCGCCGCTGAGGACGAATGGTTTCCCTACACTCACCTCGCGTCGAACCTGTACGGACTCGACGCCGCCGTCGACCTGCTGCTCGAGGAGGGCCTCGACGACGTCTTCGCGCGCCACGAGGAGGCCGCGACGCGCTGTCGCGAGCGCGCGGTCG contains:
- the gdhB gene encoding glutamate dehydrogenase GdhB, giving the protein MSSQQRSTPPTADAPTSETAESETALETARGQLHRATTHLELDDTVLERLEHPAKVHEVTLPLERDDGSVEMFTGYRAQHDSVRGPFKGGLRYHPAVTRDECVGLAMWMTWKCAVMDLPFGGAKGGIVVDPKSLSDDEKERLTRRFAQEIREVIGPTKDIPAPDMGTDPQTMAWLMDAYSMQEGETIPGVVTGKPPAIGGSYGREEAPGRSVAIVTRETCAYYGSPLEETTVAVQGFGSVGANAARLLEEWGATVVAVSDVNGAVYDPAGVDVAAIPSHDEEPEAVTGNADGTRISNAELLELDADVLIPAAVGNVLTEDNADDVRADLVVEGANGPTTFAADSILAERGIHVLPDILANAGGVTVSYFEWLQDINRRKWSAERVNEELEAEIVGAWNDLREEVETRDVSWRDAAYVVALSRIAAAHEARGLWP
- a CDS encoding phosphoribosyltransferase codes for the protein MFADRTDAGDQLAAELERRGLEANIVLGIPRGALPVARPVADALEADLDVVVARKMGAPSNPELAIGAVASDGSVWRNEELIDRLGISEGYLEDVRDEEAENARQKADRYRETSGLPDLEGKRVVVVDDGVATGATATACLRQVRDSGAEHVALAVPVGSPDSIETLKREADDVISLQTPASFRAVGQFYRNFGQVSDEEAIEYLEGSDR
- a CDS encoding bacterio-opsin activator domain-containing protein, translating into MAPERTRDDARLLVVEPASAGEKTATITERAREVDADVRSVASAQAALESLEPNATDCVVSAHELGTADGLDLLETIRDREPDLPVVLAPANGDETLAGDAIAAGVTEYVPRERRDSLGAAIERAISQGRADRIAQERARQFESIFEDPDTYSWVLEPDGRVRRTNAGALEAIDGTESDVRGRPFWTLPWWERTEDGGEAIRTAVERAANGTVAHRELTRTAPPGAAERDRIDAEGARTFEVTVRPVRDETGAVVSLFAQATDVTERVRLEAELRESEELHRVTLNNMTDTVLITDDDGAFTYVCPNVHFIFGYTDDEIREMGSIDDLLAPELFDREELAEEGVLTNIECTATDKAGREHTLLVNVREVSIQDGTILYSCRDVTKRKRREEALTALHRTARASLYAETDREIADRIVADGTDVLDLEASAAFRFDTDENVLRPVASSPGMDRLHGPLPTRRANDESIPGQVFVEGEPRFFADVHESPTLSNRTTDLRSAGFVPLGDHGVFVAGSPEADAFDDVSRELTDLLAATAEAALDRVERERTLRERDRELKRRNRQLTRLNQVNEIIREIDAALVKAETRDEIERAVCERLTTAERFAFAWIGTVDAAGERLESNAHDGAGRGQEYLDGASFSLADATEPAARTAATREVTVVSNVVDRLHDEPWRKVALSRDYQSAIGVPLAYDEFTYGVLTVYADRPDAFDETTRAVLAELGETIASAIAAVERKRALLTDSRTRLEFDVNDDGFVFARLARRADCVLSFDGGVRQHDDRISVFVTVDGAPVADVATAAADLVAVEDVRVISDERSGDEPGGTVLLELAQPFLALRLADHGVVLRRIEATPEGAQLVVDVPSAVNPSGSVDVVSNAFADVELRSKRTVERTSPRDLHSELVDRLTERQLEVVQMAYYGGYFESPRERSGEDVAETLDISPAAFYRHIRSVQRSLFAALFEEAGLPADVAPGVE
- a CDS encoding ERCC4 domain-containing protein produces the protein MRVAVTVDDREPARLIEAVRSHADVSDVAIDRLPAGDLVIGSVAVERKTPRDYVNGVMGRAGPNLHEQLERLVATYDHAYVLLEGDFTDLESLRTGVEPAAIRGSIASITARQAVPVIPCTDRRRLVDFAVRLGRKHAEEPSRRPLPVGSVPSRREPTTKQMYGCIEGIGPELAATLYEAYPTVAELLEASVSDLERIDGVGETRARAIHAAFHGADR
- a CDS encoding NAD(P)H-hydrate dehydratase, whose amino-acid sequence is MGRLQRTLSNISEESDTDNGRVGIVGGSIDYPNQPALVGRSALRTGSDHVRALVTEHIYEIVAIHDPNLLASYYTGERFDEDARERARDVGEWADALVIGPGLVDAETAAVRKTIDDVDVPVVVDALAVEPALEADLSNAVLTPSGSEDDPIYDEHGSLEAFTEETGAVITLTGDVDEIVADGARTENETGTSALTVAGTGDTMAGIIASLLGQGMDREDAAELGAWILGKSGELATAEYGPGVLATDVIDRIPDTIR
- a CDS encoding pyridoxal-phosphate-dependent aminotransferase family protein, yielding MSDDRLRMTPGPTEVPGAVRQAMSEPTPNPDIESEFFEFYRSLTEKLETIYRAGTAADGADDTGRDVVVLGGEGILGLEAAVASLVGEGDRVCCLSNGLYGEGFADFVERYGGEAVVCGVPWRETLDAETVADCLDERGPFDVATMVHCETPTGTLNDLEPILELLEEHGALSVVDAVSSLGGTPVPTETIDVCLGASQKCLSAPPGLTTCAVSDRAWDRIESVENPTFYADLEPWRTAAEDEWFPYTHLASNLYGLDAAVDLLLEEGLDDVFARHEEAATRCRERAVELGLETYPTDEADCSPTVTALSVDGRAVDLQEAVLEEHDILLATGLGDLEDDVLRIGHMGHSARTDRVERTMDALADVLD
- a CDS encoding rubrerythrin-like domain-containing protein, with the translated sequence MKDVELDPSEESTYECFNCGTVVRASAPGACPDCGADMRNRQTPLE